The bacterium DNA segment GATGGCCTTTCAATGAATTGTTGTCCACTTCGATAACGTGGCCGTCACCGGAATCTTTATCTTCTACATGGCAAACACAGATCCTGTCAGCTTGCGCATTGACCGTGCCGAACGTCCATATTCCGATGATTAATGCCGGAATAATAAAAAGGATAAAAAGCTTTTTCACTGTTAATCTTCTCATTTTCAACTCCACTGTTTTCATAAACGCATAATAAGTCGCGATTTAGCCGTTTTCACTCCGTCTGTCATGGGTGATGTTACAACTTTTCTGTTGCCGGTTTTTCAAATGGCGGCTATTCTTCTATTAGTAAAGGAGATGATGCTGTTAGGCCGGTTGGTGGGAATTCTTACGCTGGTCTTATTTGCATTTTCCTGTCCTGCCTGGGGAATTGATTCCGCGCGCTTGCAAGAAATTGTATATGCGCATCGCCTGAACCCCGATGAGCTTGGAATCATCATTGAAGATGAAAACGGAAAGCTGTTTGCGCTGAATGAAACGAAAAAACTAAAACCTGCTTCCTTGACAAAAATACTCACGGCCGGAGCAGCCCTGGAGCATCTTGGGCCGGACTTTGAATTCAAAACGGAAATGTTGAGCGATGGAACTATCGAGAATCATACTTTGGGTGGCTCGCTTTATCTTCGGGCCGCAGGTGATCCGGCTTTTAGCAAAGAGAAGCTCGATACGTTTCTCGGCGCTCTTCAGAAAAGGAACATCCGGCTCATCACGGGAAATATTGTGATCGATGATTCCCTTTATTCGGATATTCGTGCCAGGGATTCCAGATCCTGGCTCGCTTCCCTCAACAGTAGTGGAAACTATCCTCTGTTTATTAGCTTAGATCCGCCTTCCAAGCTTGTACCGCTTTCACGACAGTGGTTGAAAGCAGAACGAAGATTGCGCAGGTTGCTGTATTTGAATCAGAATTACGTTACTTATCAGAATATGGCACAACCTGATCTGTGGACCGGTCAACGTTTTTTGAATCTTTTGAAACGGGCTGGGATTCGAGTGAAAGGGAAAGTAATCAGAGGAGAAGTTCCCCCTGAGGCGCTTCTCCTTGCAACTGTATCGAATCCGATCACCAACGTTATTCAAGAGATGATGAAATCCTCCAATAATTTCTACGCGGATATGATGATCAGAAACCTTGCGGCAGAAGCTGGCGAGAAACCGGCGACGGTGCGGGCAGGAATGGAGTTTATTTATTCCTTTTTGGATCATGTCGGGATTCCACGAGACGAGTATTTGTTGAGCAGCGGCGCCGGCTTCACGCACAGCAACTTTATTTCCGCCGGAGCGCTATGCAAAATATTGAACCACCTGAAAGGGGAAGCGTCGATTTCTTCCACCTTCTTATCTTCTCTGCCGGTTGCAGGAGTTGACGGGACATTGAGTACGCGTATGAGAAGAACTCCGGCACAAGGTAAGATTCACGCGAAGACCGGTTATCTTGCTCGAATCATTACAAGATTTCGAAAAGTGGATGGAGTTGTGGCATTAGGTGGCTTTGCCGATTCCTCGGATGGCAAGGTTGTTACGTTTGTTTTTCTCTACAACGGGAGACGGCCACCTTCCGTTGTCAGAGCCATCTTCGATAAGATCTGTGTGGAGCTTGTCAGGGAACCCCTGGAATGAACCGTAGCAACACCGCTGAGACGCGGAGACGCTGAGAAAAGATAAAGCTCCTCTGAACTCTGCGCCTCAGCGTCTCTGCGGTGATACTGTTCCCTTTGAAAATTGCACCTCAACGATATTAGAATGAATAAAACGGTGTAGGTGTGGTCGAAAAAGCCAGAGACTCGTTAGGAGCTTCCAAGTTCCCCAAAGCAAATGAAAGGTTTGGGGTTTATCAGATAGAAGCGCTTGTCGATGAAGACAAGACCGGGCGCGTCTTTAAAGCGAAGGCAGAGGATTCGGGAAGAGACGTTTGTTTAAAAGTATTATCGTCCGAGCTGACACGCAATTCCTCTTTCATTGACGTCTTGCGTATCCAGATGCAGGCGGCCGCTTCGTTAAATGATCCCGGCATTGCTGAGCTCTACGAGATTGGATCGTCAAATGACGCTTATTTTGTGGCATCAGAGTGGGCGCCGTCCGGATGGCTATCTCTGGAGATTGTTCAGAGCGGAAAGTTCACACTTTCCGAAGCGCTGGAAGTGATCATAAAATGTGCGGAGACGCTGCAATCCGCTTCTGAAATCAGAATTTTTCACGGCAATTTAAGGCTCAACAGTATCCTGATGTTTCCCGGCAAACAGATCAAAATAGCTGAAATCGGCTTTGCTGCGGCTGTCAGGGCCCTTTACGGTTCGACGAATTTGCCTTTATACTTGGGGGCCGCGCGTTTTCTTGCGCCGGAAATGACAGGCTCCGGGTCTGTCGATCACCGCGCCGATATCTATTCTCTTGGCCTCATTCTTTATTTCCTGTTGTTCAGCGTTACCCCTTTTCGCTATGAGGGAGAAAAATTAGCAGGTAACGAAGAAACAATCGAAATCGAATACATGGATGAAGTGCTGAAGATTGTTTCAAAAATGACGGAGAATAATCCTGACAAGCGTTATCAGGACTATGAGTCACTGCTGCAAGATCTCAGACTCTTGTTTGTTCGCTCCGCTCCATCCGTCAAAGTTCCAGCGATTAACAATCATGCCGGTTCAGTGATCAAGAATCAGAAACTGTTCAAACTTTTGTGCGCCCTTTACGCTTCGTCCACCAACGGCGCATTGACTGTAATGGACAGTGGAGTCCGCCGGACTTTCTACCTGAGGAACAGGGATATCATTTACTTTGAATCGAGCATGCCGGAAGAGGGTATTTTTGCATGGCTCATTGAAAAAAAGGAAATTGATCCGAAGAACCAACCTTCAGATCAGGAGCCACTTCAGCGAGCCCTCAGTCGAATTGTTTCCAAAGGTTTCGTAAAACTGGAGGACCTGCGGTATCGCTATCAGGAACTGGCCAACCGGGTTCTTTCCGAATTACTGAAAAAGCCTTCAGCAGATGCCGAGTTTATCAGCGCAGATATTGATGGAGAACCCTTGTGCACTTTGCGTTTGAGCGGTTTCTTGCTGAAAGCGGCTAGATATACCGTGGATTTGAAAGATGTTTTGAGTGAAATAAAATCGGAATCCTATCTGAATCGTACCGGTTTGTTCGATCATCTCGTAACCGGACTACAACTTTCCGATGAAGAGAATCTGCTTGTTCAGGTTTCTCAGGATGGAATCTTTACCGGTTCCTTGCGCGTGACGCCCGGTAGTTCGTCCGAAAAAGGGATCCGGTTTTTGTACTTGCTAAAACAGATTGGCGCGTTAGAGTTGAAGTCACCAGATTCAACGCCATCTCCGGCGACAGTCGTGGTGAACCCCACTCCCGTGGTGCAACCAGTTCCGGATCCAACACTGGAGGAGGATTTTCATCTGGAGGGACAGCGGGAAGACATCCGTGGTTCCGATGCTATCCGGCGGTCTGATTCCATTCGCATGGAGGTACAGAGAACAGCCAAAAAAGCGGACCGTGAAAGATTGGATCAGGAAGCAGAAAAACGTTTTGACATGGCGAAACAGTCCTATAAGGCAGGCAAGTTTTGGGAAGCTTCTCACCTTTGCGAACAGGCGCTCGGATTGCATGAGGAAGGACGATATTACTGGTTGATGGGACTTTCTTACGCGCAACATCCGCGTTTCCGGCACAAAGCAGAAGACAGTTTCCATCGCGCGATTAGACTCGATCCCTTGAACGATGAACTCCATGCAGATCTCGCCGATTTTTATGTGTCTCAAGGCTTGTTCTTGCGCGCAAGGACGCACTGTTTAAAAGCATTGGAAATTATTCCGGATCAGGTTCGCGCGCGTGAAATCTTAGAAGAACCTGCCTTTGAGAATCTTGGCTCGGGCGGTTGTTGCTGCGAACATGATCCCGGTTGCAATCACGCAGAACACAAAGCCTGGAGGAAGTAAGTTTTACCTTTTGCGTTTTTGCGCCTTTGCGTTAATCGGTCCGATTAAATCCACACAGATTTTGTCAAAAGTGCTTCGGACAACATCAGGGGCGCGATTTCCGTTGTACAGGAAAACGAAAGTA contains these protein-coding regions:
- a CDS encoding protein kinase, which translates into the protein MVEKARDSLGASKFPKANERFGVYQIEALVDEDKTGRVFKAKAEDSGRDVCLKVLSSELTRNSSFIDVLRIQMQAAASLNDPGIAELYEIGSSNDAYFVASEWAPSGWLSLEIVQSGKFTLSEALEVIIKCAETLQSASEIRIFHGNLRLNSILMFPGKQIKIAEIGFAAAVRALYGSTNLPLYLGAARFLAPEMTGSGSVDHRADIYSLGLILYFLLFSVTPFRYEGEKLAGNEETIEIEYMDEVLKIVSKMTENNPDKRYQDYESLLQDLRLLFVRSAPSVKVPAINNHAGSVIKNQKLFKLLCALYASSTNGALTVMDSGVRRTFYLRNRDIIYFESSMPEEGIFAWLIEKKEIDPKNQPSDQEPLQRALSRIVSKGFVKLEDLRYRYQELANRVLSELLKKPSADAEFISADIDGEPLCTLRLSGFLLKAARYTVDLKDVLSEIKSESYLNRTGLFDHLVTGLQLSDEENLLVQVSQDGIFTGSLRVTPGSSSEKGIRFLYLLKQIGALELKSPDSTPSPATVVVNPTPVVQPVPDPTLEEDFHLEGQREDIRGSDAIRRSDSIRMEVQRTAKKADRERLDQEAEKRFDMAKQSYKAGKFWEASHLCEQALGLHEEGRYYWLMGLSYAQHPRFRHKAEDSFHRAIRLDPLNDELHADLADFYVSQGLFLRARTHCLKALEIIPDQVRAREILEEPAFENLGSGGCCCEHDPGCNHAEHKAWRK
- the dacB gene encoding D-alanyl-D-alanine carboxypeptidase/D-alanyl-D-alanine-endopeptidase, which gives rise to MGDVTTFLLPVFQMAAILLLVKEMMLLGRLVGILTLVLFAFSCPAWGIDSARLQEIVYAHRLNPDELGIIIEDENGKLFALNETKKLKPASLTKILTAGAALEHLGPDFEFKTEMLSDGTIENHTLGGSLYLRAAGDPAFSKEKLDTFLGALQKRNIRLITGNIVIDDSLYSDIRARDSRSWLASLNSSGNYPLFISLDPPSKLVPLSRQWLKAERRLRRLLYLNQNYVTYQNMAQPDLWTGQRFLNLLKRAGIRVKGKVIRGEVPPEALLLATVSNPITNVIQEMMKSSNNFYADMMIRNLAAEAGEKPATVRAGMEFIYSFLDHVGIPRDEYLLSSGAGFTHSNFISAGALCKILNHLKGEASISSTFLSSLPVAGVDGTLSTRMRRTPAQGKIHAKTGYLARIITRFRKVDGVVALGGFADSSDGKVVTFVFLYNGRRPPSVVRAIFDKICVELVREPLE